From the genome of Metarhizium brunneum chromosome 4, complete sequence, one region includes:
- the ACA8 gene encoding Alpha carbonic anhydrase 8, protein MLFSKVYWPLSAVYFTQASASCAYGTILQPREEGGAVKVNTFGYIGMKGPTNWMALDPGANSLCANGTSQSPVDMVPGSFSMIPGAELGLDIPDMPEGTEFENLGTTVEVVAKGGNMSFDGVQYRLRQFHFHLPSEHLDNGTSMAMEIHMVWQGEAEQVAVVGVFVDLDEGPGRAAKSTAKTRIGGGRLPAMKNGFFHVTAPATAAKKPSALLETVLSSVDGIAEPGTVVKTQPLVMSDLVSTLSSGSFQTYEGSLTTPPCSEGVRWLVSDQKLSIQPGTFMKARSVIGFNSRFPQNIPGQRNILAVS, encoded by the exons ATGCTATTTTCCAAGGTCTACTGGCCATTATCGGCCGTCTACTTCACCCAAGCATCCGCCTCATGCGCCTACGGGACGATTCTACAGCCcagggaggagggaggcgCCGTCAAAGTAAACACGTTTGGCTACATTGGTATGAAG GGTCCAACCAACTGGATGGCTCTCGACCCGGGAGCAAATTCCCTCTGCGCAAATGGGACGAGTCAATCCCCCGTCGACATGGTGCCCGGCTCCTTCAGCATGATCCCAGGCGCCGAGTTGGGCCTCGACATACCCGATATGCCCGAGGGGACTGAATTTGAAAATCTCGGAACCACGGTCGAAGTAGTTGCCAAGGGCGGCAACATGTCCTTCGACGGGGTTCAGTACAGGCTCCGGCAGTTTCATTTTCACCTGCCGAGTGAGCATCTAGACAACGGGaccagcatggccatggaaaTCCACATGGTCTGGCAGGGGGAAGCCGAGCAGGTTGCGGTTGTCGGTGTCTTTGTGGATCTCGACGAGGGCCCGGGCCGGGCAGCGAAAAGCACGGCCAAGACTAGGATTGGTGGTGGCCGGCTTCCCGCGATGAAGAAtggcttcttccatgtcaCTGCCCCTGCGActgcggccaagaagcctTCTGCGCTTCTTGAAACGGTGCTCAGCTCTGTGGACGGCATTGCTGAGCCGGGGACGGTGGTCAAGACGCAGCCTCTGGTCATGTCGGATTTGGTCAGCACGCTCTCGTCGGGGTCATTTCAAAC CTACGAAGGTTCCCTCACAACGCCTCCTTGCTCGGAGGGTGTCCGATGGCTTGTGTCTGACCAGAAGCTATCCATCCAGCCGGGTACTTTTATGAAGGCAAGGTCGGTTATTGGATTCAACTCTAGATTCCCTCAGAATATCCCAGGCCAAAGGAATATCCTGGCCGTCTCCTAG